A window of Streptomyces sp. NBC_01224 genomic DNA:
GGTGCGCCGGCCCCTGCACCACCGACCTGTGGATGGTGACGTCGGGGGAACCGGTCCGGTCGAGCGCCGCCAGTACCTCTTCGAGGTGTTCCTCGGCCTGTTGGTGGTGTGCGGAGGCCGGGGAGCCCGCGAGGAGCGGATGGCTCATGGCCTCGTGGGCGGGAGAGCGCCAGGCCCGTACGGCGATCAGCTCGCCGTGGCGCGCCGCCGCCTGGTCGAGTGCGAAGGCGGCGGCTGCCGAGGGTCCTGAGGCGCTGCCGATCCCGACGACGACGTGGCCGGCCTTCGGCGGGGTGCTCGGCGCCGTTGCCTGGACCACCACGACCGGGCAGTGGGACCGGCCCGCGAGCGCGAGGCTGACGGACCCCAGGAGCATCCCGGCGATCCGGCCCCGGCCGCGGGAGCCGAGGACGACCAGGGCCGCCTCGTGGCTCTCCCTGACAAGCGTGGCCACCGGGTCCTCGGGCTCCACGGACGTCACCACCTGCACCTCGGGG
This region includes:
- a CDS encoding universal stress protein — translated: MQLPVVVGVDGSEGSLRALDWAAAEAARSGLPLRVVHASLWERYEGTHSPSDTERPTEQIVAERLVADARERAQRLGPEVQVVTSVEPEDPVATLVRESHEAALVVLGSRGRGRIAGMLLGSVSLALAGRSHCPVVVVQATAPSTPPKAGHVVVGIGSASGPSAAAAFALDQAAARHGELIAVRAWRSPAHEAMSHPLLAGSPASAHHQQAEEHLEEVLAALDRTGSPDVTIHRSVVQGPAHQELIEAAAGAELLVVGARRTGGWHGFHLGPVNHAMLHYAPCPVAVVPDAYLSSRA